The proteins below come from a single Streptococcus hyointestinalis genomic window:
- the atpA gene encoding F0F1 ATP synthase subunit alpha → MAINAQEISALIKKQIENFQPNFDVTETGVVTYIGDGIARARGLDNAMSGELLEFSNGVYGMAQNLESNDVGIIILGDFSEIREGDEVKRTGKIMEVPVGEALIGRVVNPLGQPVDGLGEIKTTVTRPVETPAPGVMQRKSVSEPLQTGLKAIDALVPIGRGQRELIIGDRQTGKTSVAIDAILNQKGQDMICIYVAIGQKESTVRTQVETLRKYGALDYTIVVTASASQPSPLLYIAPYAGVAMAEEFMYNGKHVLIVYDDLSKQAVAYRELSLLLRRPPGREAYPGDVFYLHSRLLERSAKVSDELGGGSITALPFIETQAGDISAYIATNVISITDGQIFLQENLFNSGIRPAIDAGSSVSRVGGAAQIKAMKKVAGTLRLDLASYRELEAFTQFGSDLDAATQAKLNRGRRTVEVLKQPLHKPLPVEKQVVILYALTHGFLDDVPVDDLLAFEEALYDYFDAHHKDIFETIVSTKDLPEEAVLDAAIQEFKDQSEFKA, encoded by the coding sequence TTGGCAATCAATGCACAAGAAATTAGCGCTTTAATTAAAAAGCAAATTGAAAACTTCCAGCCAAATTTTGACGTCACAGAAACTGGGGTCGTTACTTATATTGGTGACGGTATTGCCAGAGCTCGTGGTCTTGACAATGCCATGAGTGGTGAACTTCTCGAATTTTCAAACGGTGTCTATGGTATGGCACAAAACTTGGAGTCAAATGATGTAGGTATCATCATCCTTGGAGACTTCTCTGAAATTCGTGAAGGCGATGAGGTGAAACGTACTGGTAAGATTATGGAAGTGCCAGTAGGTGAAGCACTTATCGGTCGTGTTGTGAACCCACTTGGTCAGCCTGTTGATGGTCTTGGTGAGATTAAGACAACAGTGACACGTCCTGTAGAAACACCAGCTCCTGGTGTTATGCAGAGGAAGTCTGTCTCAGAACCACTTCAAACAGGTCTCAAGGCGATTGACGCCCTTGTGCCAATTGGACGTGGTCAACGTGAGTTGATTATCGGTGACCGTCAAACAGGTAAAACGTCTGTTGCGATTGATGCAATCTTGAACCAAAAGGGACAAGATATGATTTGTATCTATGTCGCTATCGGACAAAAAGAATCAACAGTACGTACACAAGTAGAAACGCTTCGTAAGTATGGTGCGCTTGACTATACGATCGTTGTAACTGCGTCTGCTTCGCAACCTTCTCCATTGCTCTACATTGCACCGTATGCTGGTGTTGCAATGGCTGAAGAGTTTATGTACAACGGCAAGCACGTTTTGATTGTTTACGATGATTTATCAAAACAAGCGGTAGCTTATCGTGAATTATCACTTCTTCTTCGTCGCCCACCAGGTCGTGAAGCTTATCCAGGGGATGTTTTCTACCTTCACAGTCGCTTGCTAGAGCGCTCTGCTAAGGTTTCTGATGAGTTGGGTGGTGGTTCTATCACAGCTCTGCCATTTATCGAAACGCAAGCGGGTGATATCTCAGCTTATATCGCAACCAACGTTATCTCTATCACTGACGGGCAAATTTTCTTGCAAGAAAATCTCTTTAACTCTGGTATCCGCCCAGCCATTGACGCTGGTTCTTCTGTGTCACGTGTTGGTGGTGCTGCGCAGATTAAAGCTATGAAGAAAGTAGCAGGGACCTTACGTCTTGACTTAGCGTCTTATCGTGAGCTTGAAGCCTTCACACAGTTTGGTTCTGACCTTGATGCAGCGACTCAAGCTAAACTAAACCGTGGTCGTAGAACGGTTGAAGTGCTTAAACAACCGCTTCACAAGCCACTTCCTGTTGAAAAGCAAGTTGTTATTCTCTATGCTTTGACACATGGTTTCTTGGATGATGTGCCAGTAGATGACCTTTTAGCCTTTGAAGAAGCCTTGTACGACTACTTTGATGC
- the atpF gene encoding F0F1 ATP synthase subunit B yields MSILINSTTLGNIIITTGSVILLLVLIRLFAWDKITGIFEQRADKIATDIDTAEAARKEAEDLAAKRQAELDSAKGEASQIIETAKEIGNTKSNQIIAEARTEASRLKDKAKQDIEQSKTEALTSVKGDVADLTILLAEKVMTTQLDQKAQSDLIDSYLKQLGDA; encoded by the coding sequence ATGTCAATACTAATCAATAGTACAACGCTTGGTAATATCATTATCACTACAGGCTCTGTGATTCTTTTACTTGTTCTCATTCGATTGTTTGCTTGGGATAAAATCACAGGTATCTTTGAACAACGTGCAGATAAGATTGCAACTGATATTGATACAGCAGAAGCAGCACGTAAGGAAGCAGAAGACTTAGCAGCTAAGCGTCAAGCAGAACTAGATAGCGCCAAAGGCGAAGCTAGTCAAATTATCGAAACAGCTAAGGAAATCGGAAATACAAAGAGTAATCAAATCATCGCAGAAGCTCGTACAGAAGCTAGTCGTCTAAAAGATAAGGCTAAGCAAGACATCGAACAAAGTAAAACAGAGGCACTCACAAGTGTTAAAGGTGACGTCGCTGACCTTACTATCTTGCTTGCTGAAAAAGTAATGACAACACAATTAGATCAAAAAGCACAAAGTGATTTGATTGATAGCTATCTCAAACAGCTAGGAGATGCCTAA
- a CDS encoding F0F1 ATP synthase subunit delta, with the protein MDKKTEALVEQYATSLLEVALEHEQLATVKADVEAIIAVFEENNLEAVLSDFAISKEDKASIIKLLQESSSTYVSNFLDVIMQNEREGLLYAICQTFLVKEAQATNTHDICVTTAIAMSDEQKERLLALAKEKLTIAHGQLVETIDPSIIGGFIINANNKVIDTSIKSQLRQFKQNLK; encoded by the coding sequence ATGGACAAAAAAACAGAGGCTCTCGTTGAGCAATACGCTACGAGTTTGTTAGAAGTAGCGCTTGAGCATGAACAGTTAGCAACTGTCAAGGCTGATGTTGAGGCAATCATTGCTGTCTTTGAAGAGAATAATCTAGAAGCTGTACTGTCAGACTTTGCTATATCAAAAGAGGACAAAGCTTCTATTATAAAGCTGCTTCAAGAGTCTAGCTCGACTTATGTGAGTAATTTTCTTGATGTCATTATGCAAAATGAACGTGAGGGACTGCTTTATGCCATTTGCCAGACTTTTTTGGTCAAAGAAGCACAAGCAACAAACACCCACGACATTTGTGTGACAACAGCTATTGCCATGTCTGATGAGCAAAAAGAGCGTCTTTTAGCCTTGGCAAAAGAAAAATTAACCATAGCGCATGGTCAACTGGTTGAAACCATTGACCCAAGCATTATCGGTGGTTTTATTATCAATGCTAATAACAAGGTAATTGATACAAGTATTAAGAGTCAATTACGTCAATTCAAACAAAATCTAAAATAG
- the atpB gene encoding F0F1 ATP synthase subunit A, with the protein METTINPTVSFLGIEFDLTILAMSLLTVTIIFFLVFWASRRMTLKPKGKQNVLEFLYEMVNSTISQNLGTYTKNYSLLMFVIFTFVFVANNLGLLTKLEVNGYNLWMGETENFGVTFTLSLLITIICHVEGVRKKGVSGYLKGFLEPYPAMLPMNLLEEVTNLASLALRLFGNIYSGAVVTSLILQLAHLSIFTGPIAFVLNMVWVAFSVFIGFIQAYVFIILSSSYIGKKVNGEGE; encoded by the coding sequence TTGGAAACAACTATTAATCCAACCGTATCTTTTTTAGGCATTGAGTTTGATTTGACCATCCTTGCCATGTCTCTCTTGACTGTTACGATTATTTTTTTCTTGGTCTTCTGGGCTAGTCGCAGGATGACACTAAAACCAAAAGGTAAGCAAAATGTGCTTGAGTTCCTCTATGAAATGGTAAACAGCACCATCTCACAGAATCTAGGAACCTACACAAAAAACTACAGCCTTTTGATGTTTGTCATCTTTACCTTCGTTTTTGTGGCAAATAACTTGGGGCTTCTGACAAAGTTAGAAGTTAACGGTTATAATTTGTGGATGGGTGAAACAGAAAATTTTGGTGTGACGTTCACCCTTTCACTTCTTATTACTATTATCTGTCACGTTGAAGGTGTACGCAAAAAAGGTGTTTCAGGTTATCTAAAGGGCTTTTTAGAGCCTTATCCAGCTATGCTGCCGATGAACCTCTTAGAGGAAGTGACTAATCTTGCCTCACTTGCTCTACGTTTATTTGGTAACATTTACTCTGGTGCTGTGGTAACCTCACTTATCTTACAGCTCGCTCACTTATCTATTTTTACTGGTCCTATTGCTTTTGTGCTTAATATGGTTTGGGTTGCTTTTTCAGTCTTTATCGGCTTCATTCAAGCTTATGTCTTTATCATTTTGAGCTCAAGCTACATCGGTAAAAAAGTTAACGGTGAAGGTGAATAA
- a CDS encoding F0F1 ATP synthase subunit C: MNLAILALGFAVMGVSIGEGILVANIAKAAARQPEMFGKLQTLMFTGVAFIEGTFFVLFAFTFLVK, encoded by the coding sequence ATGAATTTAGCTATTTTAGCACTTGGTTTTGCCGTAATGGGCGTGTCTATCGGTGAAGGTATCTTGGTTGCCAATATCGCCAAAGCCGCAGCACGTCAACCAGAAATGTTTGGTAAGTTGCAAACATTGATGTTCACAGGTGTTGCCTTTATTGAAGGGACTTTCTTCGTTCTCTTTGCCTTTACATTCTTGGTAAAATAG